Below is a genomic region from Anaerolineales bacterium.
AGGCAAATCCATTCTCTCCGCAAGCATCTGGATATCAACGCCGGTGGAGAAGTGGCGTCCTTCACCTCGCAGGATGACCACGCGCACGGCGTTATCATCTCGGATGCGTGCACTGATCTTCTGCAATTCCCTCATCGTTTCAGCATTCAGGGTGTTCTGCTGATCGGCGCGCCGCAGGCTCAGGGTGAGGATGCGATCTTCGATGCGTACGTCCCAATTCCGATATCCCATCTGTATCCTCTTTCGCAGTGCAGATCGATCCGCTGCAAATCGAAGATTCTTCCGACGGTGTGATGACATCTTCGAGCACATCTCGGTCGGTATCGATATATTGTACAATACGAAAAGATTCCATCGCTCGCGTTGCAGATGAAGGTACGTGTCTCCGATGTCAGGCGCGGCCGTGAACGGCTTGCACGAAAAGAGCAGCTTGGCGAACAGGGAACGCCGCGAATGATGTGCTCAGCAGCGGCACGATTTGAGGTCAAACACAGGAGAATTTAATCATGGTCGAATACAACGGAAGAGTAATTCACTGCGCCGATTGCCCGATCCACAAGCGTGCGGAAGCGAAACCCAGCGCTTTGCTCGCCCGCTTCTGGCCCTGGCACACGACCTGGTGCTCCGGCTGGAAGACCTATCAGGAATATCTTGCCGCCCAGGGTGGCAATCCTGAGGGATGAAACCAAGACCCCGTCTTCAACCAGTTTACCGGTCGAGGCGCTTGTTGACCTCGCCCATTGAGTCCGCCGTGTTCAAGACGGCCCACACCAATATCAGTATGCCAGTGGGGAGGACAATGCGGTCCGCACTCGTCTCGAGCTGCAGTCGCAGATCGCGGGTAAAGGAGGCGAGATAATAGAGCGCGAGCGTGGAGAAGCCCATGATGAACGACAGCACCAAGACGGAAAATTCGCCCCGGCTGCGTTGAGCAGCCAAATTTCGCCGCTGCCGAAAGGCGAGAAGCAGCACCACGGGAACGATCAAACCCCAGACTTCCAACTTGAGAACCTGTGCGCCGATGAAGCGTAGTGTTTCATAAATGGCGTCGAAATGAAAGTCGAAGGCCAACCAGGATTCAAAAGCGGTTTTCAGGGTGTGTTGTATGACGCTGCTGCCGTTGTGAGTTTGCGTGAATACGAACCAAAATCCGAGTAAGCCTGCTTCGGGGGAAATCCAATCATCGTAAAATACCTTTAATCTTATCTGGTAACGATGAAAGAGTAACAACGTGAGCATCAAAAACGGAGCCATAAACGCACCCTCATAACGCGTCCAACAAGCCAGAGCCAACATGAGCCCGCTCCATCGCTGCCTGGTGCGGTCTTTGTTTTGGATACCCTCGATACCGATGAAGACTCCCAGAAGTAAGTAAACACAGAAAGGCAGATTGGTATACCCGTTGGTGCTGTGCTGAAAGACGATGGGCAGCGATCCCAAGAATAAAGTTCCCGCAGCAGCCGCCATCTTATCGACGCCTCGATTCCTCCAGAAAACATAAGTTCCACCAAGCAGGCTGGCGAAGAACATGGGATACAATAATTTGGAGCCCGGAAGGACGTCTCCATCCAGGAATCGAAAGAATGAAATCAGAATCGGCAAGTTCATTGGCCGCGAC
It encodes:
- a CDS encoding glycosyltransferase family 39 protein — encoded protein: SRPMNLPILISFFRFLDGDVLPGSKLLYPMFFASLLGGTYVFWRNRGVDKMAAAAGTLFLGSLPIVFQHSTNGYTNLPFCVYLLLGVFIGIEGIQNKDRTRQRWSGLMLALACWTRYEGAFMAPFLMLTLLLFHRYQIRLKVFYDDWISPEAGLLGFWFVFTQTHNGSSVIQHTLKTAFESWLAFDFHFDAIYETLRFIGAQVLKLEVWGLIVPVVLLLAFRQRRNLAAQRSRGEFSVLVLSFIMGFSTLALYYLASFTRDLRLQLETSADRIVLPTGILILVWAVLNTADSMGEVNKRLDR